The stretch of DNA AAACACCATTGGCAAGGCGGCCAACGGCATTGCCGATAACCTGCTGACCACGACCATTTTATCCACCACGGGACCCATTGTATTTGCCAACAACATTAACCCAATGATGTATGGCAAGCCCAGCGTACAGCGGAACATTCAGACGCTGAAGGACGACGGCTGTATTTTTGTCGAAAATGAAGCGGGCAAAGCGCCCAACCGCATGCCATCCAATGAGCGGATTTTTCAGACGGTTGCTAAAGCGTTGGAAAGAATGACAGAAGTTTAAAGAGAATGAAAAAATAGGGTAAAAAATTGTTTTCAGGGGAAACCTTCTGGACAATCCTGAAAAAACGCGATAGAATGAAGTGGTAATTGTTTTCAGAATAAGCTGTGCTTATCGTGAAAAACAGGGAAATGTGGTGAAATGATGAACGGATTATTGAATTGGGCAGCGCTTTCAGAGTTAAGCCGTCCGGCCGCCAAGGCCGGGCCCATGGACAGCGATCCCGCTAAAATGTGGGGCGCTGCCGCTCAAATGTACAATAAAATGGCTCAGCTGGAAAGAGAGTATACCCAAAATCAGCTGGACGCCATGATCATTACAAAGGATGACACTGTCTTAGATGTCGGCTGTGGACCAGGCCGTCTCTCGGTGCCAGCCGCCGCGATGGCAAAAAGCGTCACGAGCTTGGATGTGGCCCCACAGATGCTGGCAAAATGCCAGGAAAACGCCGACGCTGCCGGTGCTTCAAATCTGACCACCCGGCTTTTAAACTGGGATGATGTAAAGCCTGGTGAGAATATCGAAAAACACGATGTCGTCATCGCGTCGCGCACAACGGCGCTGGCAGATCTCATAAAGCTGAACGCACTGGCAGACAAGTATGTCTTTATCCTCTGCTGGACAAAAAGTCCCAGCCTGAAGGAGGTGCATGACGCTCTGTTTTATGGGGTGGATGATGCGCTGAGGCCAATGCCTCCGATGAACCGTCTGCTCGGATACAATGTGAATTTCAATTTACTCTACGATATGGGTGTAAACCCAAGCGTTAAAGTGGTCACCGATGGCTTCCACTGTGATTACGAGAACCGCGAAGCCGCCTATGATGACTTGAGAACCCTGCACCCGGTACCCCGGGACCGGGAAGAAATTTTCAGGAGAAACGTGGATGCGTGGCTTACGGATTTACCTGGCGGCGGCGTATCCTTCCGGCGCGAGACCGAGTCCTATGTCATGTGGTGGAAACCGGGAAAACTGGAACTTTAAAATGAAATAAGCATTCGAGTCCGAAGGCCTAAAGGAATTCCCATGGCTGTGGACCGATGAGTGCAGGGGGAAACGCCTGTGCTTTCCGTATTTGAGAAGAGTGCACTGAACTGTTTGATACCAAACGGGCATATTCTTATGCGGAATATGTCCGTTTTTGTATATAAAAACATAGGGAAAGAAGGAGATGTGAGAAATGAAAAATTTTAAAAAAGCCCTATCTGTACTGCTGGTGCTGGTTCTGCTCAGCTTTACCGCAGCCGGCTGTTCGCAGAACGGCGGCAGCACAGCCGAATCTGAGAATACAGGCGGTGACCGCACCATTACCGATATGTCGGGTGTCGAGGTAACGATCCCGGCCGAAGTGAAATCGGTCATTAACCTATGGCCGTCCAGCAACCAGATCATGATTGCGCTGGGCGCGCAGGACAAACAGACAGCCTATATGGCAACACTGCAAAAACCAAGCTTTAAATGGATGCAGATTGTCAATCCGGCCATTATGGAAAAAGAAACCGTTGGCGGAAACGGCGATATCACGGCAGAAGAGCTGTTAAATCTGAAGCCGGACCTGGTCATCACCTCCAGCGATGAGGATGCTGAAGCCTACCGGGCTGCTGGCCTCAACGCTGCGTGTATGATGTTCAACAACTATGATGGTCTGAAGGAATCGGTTCAGAAAACCGGCGAAGCCCTGGGCAGCAGTGAAAAGGAACGGGCAGACAAATACGTTGAATATCTGGAAAAAAATATCAAGCTGGTTCAGGACCGCTTAAAAGACATAAAGGATGAGGACAAGCCAGTCGTGCACTATGTCGATGGACAGAGCGGCACAAGCCCTTATAAAACAACCGGAAACGGCACAATGCAGGAAGAATGGCTGACCATGGCTGGCGGCAAGCTGTCCACCGACGGCATTCTCCAGGGCATGAGCAAGGAAATTACACCGGAGCAGTTCCTGAGTATCAATCCGGATGTGATCATTGTCGGCGGAACAGGACAGGCAGATGCCTATGACGCTTTGATGAGCGACGCCTCACTGGCAAACCTGAAGGCTGTTCAGGACGGCAAGGTTTACCGCAATCCGCAGGGAACCTTCCAGTGGGACCGCTTTGGTTCGGAGTCTGCCCTGCAGGTACTCTGGGTGGCAAAAACCTTATACCCGGATAAATTTGAAGACATTGACATGAAAAAAGAAACCATTTCTTTCTACAAGGATTATCTGGGCTATGAGCTCTCCGATGAATATGCGGATGCGATTTTGGCAGGCAAAAATGCCCCAGACGGCCGCTAAGCCCATTTGAGAACCACAGGTCAAGACATAACGAAAAAGAAGAAACCGTCAAAGCCGCCGAGTGATCGGCGGCTTTTTGAAAATCAAAGGACAAAATTGTATGGCGAGAGATATAAAAGAAAACAAGGTAAAAAATCCGGAAGACAGGCCGCTGGGGTTGGTTTTGACACTGGCGGCGGTTATCGTAATCGCGCTTATTCTGACGGCGCTGTGTGTTGGACGCTATTATGTGCCGGTGATGCAGGCGGTGAAAATCCTGCTGGCACAGGTTTTTCCCATCACCCCGACCTGGGATAAAACCATGTATGATGTCATCATCAACCTGCGGCTTCCGCGTGTGCTGGCAGCTGTTTTGGTTGGCGGCTCCCTGGCGCTGGCCGGAGCCACCTATCAGGGAATGTTTAAAAATCCGTTGGTGTCCCCGGACCTTCTGGGTGTTTCCGCCGGAGCCTGTGTGGGAGCCGCGGTTGCGATTCTCATGAGTCTGGGGAGCGGAATGACACAGGTGCTGGCCTTTACGGGCGGGCTTCTGACGGTATTTGTCACGACCTCCATTCCAAAGCTGATGCACCGCAACTCCACCATGATGCTGGTGCTGGCTGGTGTGATTGTGGGCGGGTTTATGAACTCCATCATCGGCCTGACAAAATACATCGCAGACACCGACACACAGCTGCCGGATATGACCTACTGGCAGCTGGGGAGCATCGCGAAGGTCACCTATCCCACGATCTTTGCGATCGCGCCGATTATGATCATCAGCGGCGCGGTGCTCATTGTCATGCGCTGGCGGATTAACATCCTGTCCCTCGGGGATAATGAGGCGCGTTCTCTGGGGGTTAATCTGCGCTTTGAAAGAGGGATTGCCATAATCTGCTCAACGGTGCTGACAGCCTCGGCGGTATGTATGAGCGGAACCATCGGATGGATCGGGCTTGTGATGCCGCATCTGGGCAGAATGGTGGTGGGCAGCAACAATGTGCGGCTGCTGCCGGTTACCACCCTGCTCAGCGCCGGGTTTCTGATCATTATTGATACCCTTGCCCGGACCCTTACCGGGGGCGAGCTACCCCTTGGCATTTTAACCGGCTTTATCGGGGCGCCCTTTTTCACCTGGGTATTGATCAAGCAAAGGATGAGTGAGTGATATGGCATTACTGGAAGTGAAAAACGCGGGATTCTCTTATCCGACAAGGCAGAATGTTTTCAGCGGTATTTCGTTTGCGCTGGACAAGGGCGAAATCTTTACCATCCTCGGGCCAAACGGGGCAGGCAAATCAACGCTTCTCAACGCCCTGGCAAACCTGACATCCCTGACCGAAGGCGAGATACTGGTGGACGGCGTGCGCCTGGACAAAATGAGCGCCAGGGAAACGGCCTTCAAAATCGCCTATGTGCCCCAGACCACCGAGATCACCTATGGCTATTCAGTCAGGGATTACATCGCCATGGGGAGAGCCGCCCATGTGGGAATGCTGGTGACGCCAAAGAAAAAGGATTATGAAATTGTCGATGAAACCATTGCCCTGCTCGGCATTGAGCATCTTGCCCACCGCCTCTGCACCCAGATCAGCGGTGGTGAAAAGCAGCAGGCGTGCATTGCCAGAGCCATTGTGCAGCAGCCGGAAATCATTCTTTTTGACGAGCCGACCTCAGCGCTGGACTATGGAAACCAATTGAATATTATGCGGCTTATCAAAAAACTGTGCGGCCGTGACTATGCGGTGATCATGACAACCCACAATCCGGACCAGCCGATTCTTCTGGAGGGAAAGGCAGGCATACTGGACCGGGACGGGCGCATGGTAACCGGAACCGTCAACGAGATACTCAGCGAAGAAACACTGAGCGCCGTGTACCGCACAGCCCTGCACCTGGTTTATGTG from Eubacterium sp. 1001713B170207_170306_E7 encodes:
- a CDS encoding flavoprotein codes for the protein MLNGRNITIGITACTPVDQIPGLIRMLRDEKAEVKVMLTPNALHFITPLPLRRASGNPVEIDQFEEPKVWDPGHRTSDQSDLLLIAPASANTIGKAANGIADNLLTTTILSTTGPIVFANNINPMMYGKPSVQRNIQTLKDDGCIFVENEAGKAPNRMPSNERIFQTVAKALERMTEV
- a CDS encoding class I SAM-dependent methyltransferase; protein product: MMNGLLNWAALSELSRPAAKAGPMDSDPAKMWGAAAQMYNKMAQLEREYTQNQLDAMIITKDDTVLDVGCGPGRLSVPAAAMAKSVTSLDVAPQMLAKCQENADAAGASNLTTRLLNWDDVKPGENIEKHDVVIASRTTALADLIKLNALADKYVFILCWTKSPSLKEVHDALFYGVDDALRPMPPMNRLLGYNVNFNLLYDMGVNPSVKVVTDGFHCDYENREAAYDDLRTLHPVPRDREEIFRRNVDAWLTDLPGGGVSFRRETESYVMWWKPGKLEL
- a CDS encoding ABC transporter substrate-binding protein yields the protein MKNFKKALSVLLVLVLLSFTAAGCSQNGGSTAESENTGGDRTITDMSGVEVTIPAEVKSVINLWPSSNQIMIALGAQDKQTAYMATLQKPSFKWMQIVNPAIMEKETVGGNGDITAEELLNLKPDLVITSSDEDAEAYRAAGLNAACMMFNNYDGLKESVQKTGEALGSSEKERADKYVEYLEKNIKLVQDRLKDIKDEDKPVVHYVDGQSGTSPYKTTGNGTMQEEWLTMAGGKLSTDGILQGMSKEITPEQFLSINPDVIIVGGTGQADAYDALMSDASLANLKAVQDGKVYRNPQGTFQWDRFGSESALQVLWVAKTLYPDKFEDIDMKKETISFYKDYLGYELSDEYADAILAGKNAPDGR
- a CDS encoding iron ABC transporter permease — protein: MARDIKENKVKNPEDRPLGLVLTLAAVIVIALILTALCVGRYYVPVMQAVKILLAQVFPITPTWDKTMYDVIINLRLPRVLAAVLVGGSLALAGATYQGMFKNPLVSPDLLGVSAGACVGAAVAILMSLGSGMTQVLAFTGGLLTVFVTTSIPKLMHRNSTMMLVLAGVIVGGFMNSIIGLTKYIADTDTQLPDMTYWQLGSIAKVTYPTIFAIAPIMIISGAVLIVMRWRINILSLGDNEARSLGVNLRFERGIAIICSTVLTASAVCMSGTIGWIGLVMPHLGRMVVGSNNVRLLPVTTLLSAGFLIIIDTLARTLTGGELPLGILTGFIGAPFFTWVLIKQRMSE
- a CDS encoding ABC transporter ATP-binding protein yields the protein MALLEVKNAGFSYPTRQNVFSGISFALDKGEIFTILGPNGAGKSTLLNALANLTSLTEGEILVDGVRLDKMSARETAFKIAYVPQTTEITYGYSVRDYIAMGRAAHVGMLVTPKKKDYEIVDETIALLGIEHLAHRLCTQISGGEKQQACIARAIVQQPEIILFDEPTSALDYGNQLNIMRLIKKLCGRDYAVIMTTHNPDQPILLEGKAGILDRDGRMVTGTVNEILSEETLSAVYRTALHLVYVEEAERMACIAAKI